CGCCCTAAATGCTTAGCATATTTccttgtatataatttttaataaacatttatccagtgaatgacttttttttttttttttttttttttaaattcatgtattGCAGATAACCAGGGAGACCCAACTTCATTCAGTAAGGAACCTGACGGATTTATCCCAGGCAATAGAACAAAAGGAAGAATATTGATGGATTTTAAGCCACAGTTTTTAAACAGCTGGAGCATACGGGGAAATTAATTTGTTCTCCCGCACACATATATAGGGTAAGGTTGTTTCTGATGCAGCTGAGAAAAATGCAGACCATCAAAAAGGAGCAGGCATCTCTTGATGCCAGTAGCAATGTGGACAAGATGATGGTCCTTAACTCTGCTTTAACGGAAGTGTCTGAAGACTCCACAGCAGGTGAGGAGCTGCTTCTCAGTGAAGGAAGTGTGGGGAAAAACAAATCTTCTGCGTGTCGGAGGAAACGGGAATTCATTCCCGATGAAAAGAAAGATGCTATGTATTGGGAAAAAAGGCGGAAAAATAATGAAGCTGCCAAAAGATCTCGTGAGAAGCGTCGACTGAATGACCTGGTTTTAGAGAACAAACTAATTGCACTGGGAGAAGAAAACGCCACTTTAAAAGCTGAGCTGCTTTCACTAAAATTAAAGTTTGGTTTAATTAGCTCCACAGCATATGCTCAAGAGATTCAGAAACTCAGTAATTCTACAGCTGTGTACTTTCAAGACTACCAGACTTCCAAATCCAGTGTGAGCTCATTTGTGGATGAGCACGAACCCTCGATGGTGGCAAGCAGTTGTATTTCCGTCATTAAACACTCTCCACAAAGCTCGCTGTCCGACGTTTCAGAGGTATCCTCGGTAGAACACACGCAGGAGAGCTCTGTGCAGGGAAGCTGCCGAAGTCCTGAAAACAAGTTCCCGATTATCAAGCAGGAGCCGATTGAATTAGAGAGCTACACAAGAGAGCCAAGAGATGACCGAGGCTCTTATACAGCGTCCATCTATCCAAACTACATGGGGAACTCTTTTTCTGGGTGTTCACACTCTCCCCCACTGCTGCAAGCCAACCGATCCTCCAGCAACTCCCCAGGAACGTCGGAAACCGACGATGGCGTGGTTGGAAAGTCATCGGACGGAGAAGATGAGCAGCAGGTCCCCAAGGGTCCCATCCATTCTCCAGTTGAACTTAAGCATGTGCATACAACGGTGGTTAAAGTTCCAGAAGTGAATTCCTCTGCCTTGCCACACAAGCTCCGGATCAAAGCCAAAGCCATGCAGATCAAAGTAGAAGCCTTTGATAATGAATTTGAGACCACGCAAAAACTTTCCTCACCTATTGACATGACGTCTAAAAGACATTTCGAACTCGAAAAGCATAGTGCCCCAAGTATGGTACATTCTTCTCTTACTCCTTTCTCAGTGCAAGTGACTAACATTCAAGATTGGTCTCTCAAATCAGAGCACTGGCATCAAAAAGAACTGAGTGGCAAAACTCAGAATAGTTTCCAAACTGGAGTTGTTGAAATGAAAGACGGTGGCTACAAAGTTTCTGACCCAGAGAATTTGTATTTGAAGCAGGGGATAGCAAACTTATCCGCAGAGGTTGTCTCACTGAAGAGACTTATAGCCACACAACCAATCTCTGCTTCAGACTCTGGGTAAATTACTACTGAGTAAGAGCTGGGCATTTAGAAAGATGTCATTTGCAATAGAGCAGTCTGTTTTGTATTACGCTGAATTTTCACTGGACCTGTGACGTCATTTCACTGTGATGTGCACATGTTGTCTGTTTGGTGTCTTTTTGTGCACAGATTATGATGAAATTAGATCGTGTTATCACTCTGCCTGTGTATAGTCAAACAGTCCATGCAAAGGCTGTATATATTGaacattatttttgttgttctattataaagtgTGTAAGTTACCAGTTTCAATAAAGGATTGGTGACAAACACAGAACTCCTGCTCCATTGCATTTGAtttcatggaaaagaaaaatcaatttaagttacaaaaataaatattaagatattttatatgGGGGAGTTTTCTCCCCTGaataagagaaaactgaaatgctAAGTTCggcaaataatttgtttttccagGCTATCAGTTGGAAaaccttttttgagacagagtcttgctctgttgcccaggcttttgctctctgttgccaggctggagtgcagtagcgtgatcttggctcactgcaacctccgcctcctgaggtcaagtgattctcctgcctcagcctcccaagtagctgggattacaggcacatgccaccacgcctggctaactttttgtagttttagtagacacgggatttcaccatattagccagggtggtctcgatctcctgacctcaggatccacccacgtcagcctcccaaagtgctgggattacaggcatgagccactgcacccagcctggaaaaccttccaaagagaaagaaaaaaatagtaacagtaaATTGTCTTGCGTCTGAGACTAATTCactaaattatattatatatttttctttaagattacGTTACCACTATAATTTTCTTAAGTAGAAAAATCCAAGCTGTTTGGTAACAGCCCCTCTTTTGTTGTCGACCCTTTAAGTATGACACATGGATATGGATAGTTGAGTCGCTGACACATTTTATTAGAGtctgttttaaaaaagcagatgAAGACCAAGGATGAGGTATTTTTATGTTATAAGTCTTAACAGTTCCGGAGTATAACAATCTAGGGATCTAAGCTTAACActattttcatttagtttctaAATTTCAAAGAACACATCAGTTACCACATGCCAACATATATAGTCTGAATTTATATAATGACAtcttaaaagatttattttaatgagGAATATAAAGAATGGCTCTAGGCCGGGCCCGGTgccttatacctataatcccagcacttttggaggctgaggcgggcagatcactgaggtcaggagttcatgaccagcctgaccaacgtgatgaaaccccatctctactaaaaatacaaaaattacctaggcgtggcggtgcaggcctgtaattccagctactcaggaggctgaggcaggagaatcacttgaacctgggaggcagaggttgcagtgagccaagatggcaccactggactccagcctgggtgacagagtgagactcttgtctcaaaaaaaaaaagaaaagaaaaagaaaaagaaaagaaagaatggctCCCCTAAGGTGTTCAGATATTAGCTTAAAAATTATAACATCCAAAAATTTTTCCTAAGTTAATGGAGGATAAGACCATTATTGGTTATTTGCTCAAGACCCTCAGTTGCCTTATAGAAGTAAGAGTGGTCAAATGCGGACCAAGTGCTTCTGTTGCAATGCGTGACTAGCATCTGCCTCTGTTTCTGGGATGAGGTTGGGTTGGGGGATAGTTGTGGGGGCTGGTAAGTGGGCTAGGCATTAGTCAGGCACAGCTTTCTCCAGAGGTACCCTGCTCACCAAAGCCCTCTCCAGAATCATCTCTTTCCACACTGACCTCTTTTCTATTCTAGAAGTGGGTAAAAGACTTGAGCAGTCCTGGAACAGGTGCAGAGTGACAGTGACTCAGCCCTCACTTCCCACCAGCATCTCATGTTGGCAGGGAGGCGAAATACAAGCAGGAAGAGCCCAAGGGTAGCATCCCATTTTAGGAGTCTGCAGTCTTTCTGACTGTCCTCTTTGAGTACAAGCCTGATTTTTTGATATGCTAAATTTCCTgcactttcatatttttaaaaagcatggtgCTTTGTATTAAAGGCACTGCCAGTAACACACACATACCCAGGCCATTGACTTTGCCCTTTTTTGCCACAGGGATGACTTTCCTCTCTGAAGTCTCCTGGCTCTCAGAGAAATATGCTGCCTGCCGGGcccagtggcacgtgcctgcagtcccagctactcgggagacaggtgggaggatcgcttgagcccaggagttctgggctgtagtgcgctatgtgGATTGGGTGTCCATACTGAtgctaagttcagcatcaatatggtgacctcccaggagagGGGGACCACCagattgcctaaggaggggtgaaccggcccaggtcggaaacggagcaggtcaaaactcctgtgctgatgagtagtgggatcacacctgtgaatagccactgccctgcagcctgggcctgggcaacataagtgagacctggtctctttaaaaaaatttaaaaaaaaaatgtgcttccTGGCTCCACTTCTGGCCTTCTCTCCAGTATTTTACTAGTGGCTGCATGAGGCCCCAAAGGCAGACTCTTCTCATTTGTGGCAGTTATAAAGCAGCGAAGGAAAGGTACAATATCAGATGGGAGTCAGGGGCCAAAAGCCTTTGACGGCCTAGACGAGTGGGATGAATCTTAACAACACAAAATAGAATAGAGATACAATGTAAAGCCAAGTTcctaccttaaaaataaaaagcaactatGCAAATTCACAActgggagaaaaataataaaataactacattttaaaaatgagttttagtTCCTTCAAGCTTACTAAGAGTCAACAGTCAGTGGAATATTGGGTTGTGTCAATGCAAATAGCATTCCAAGCATGGGTGGCTGTCCTCCATAGCAGGGGTGCGTGCTTCATAAGAGGAGCAACATCAGACTTCCAAAGGAGATGGGAGACTTTGTAGCCATGAACTAAGATAACATACTAAGAAAACTACTGGTAAGTTGTCCAAAAAGGGATGAACTCTGGGCTACTAAAAGGGAGAATAAGTAGATAGTAGCAAGAAAGgtaaatctcaatttttttttaggaggAACTTTGGTCTCAGAGTCATGCAGAAGCAAATAGCACCTTCCCCAGTAATCTCTGAATATTAGCCCTCATGGGGTATCTCATACTCAGACATCACCATTTGAGCTCTTTTTCTTAgtcttcttttgcctttttatttcaaGGATCTAAGTTACCATTGGGATCCTGTTTAAAATGTgactcctggccaggtgtggtggctcacgcctataatcccagcactttgggaggtctgggtgggagaattacttgagtccaggagtttgagcccagactgggcaacatagtgagacccccacctctaccCTCACGCCCACAATCCCCCagaaatgggcatggtggcacatgcctgtaatcctaaccctgcaggaggctgaggagggagaatcacttgagcccaggagttcgaggctgtagtgagctgcaGTGCTGCCACTGCAACccagattgggcaacagagcaagaccttatctcaaaaaaaaaaaaaaaaaaaaagtaactctcTAGGAATAAAGGGAATATCATAAACAAGCAATTTCAACCCCACTAGAGACCAAAGAAACGTAAAGTAAAATTACACTGTGACGCTTTGGTTTCATTATGTCAACTGAACAGACACTACCACCTCTCCTTCCCACTCACAGAGCCcccaagaatgagagaaaatgtgtttaaagccaaataaatgtataactatattaagaaataagaaacacaAACCTCAGAACTCCAGAAGGTTTAAGAATTCCCAGCAAGGTGGCTATCAGGCAGACCTAGATAGAGGAAGCTGCAGTCAGGCACAACCCAAGAAAGCTCCCACAGGGTTCCGCCCCCGTGACTGGAAAGGAGAGGCATGTGGGGAGCCTGAGTGATCCTCAGGGGCATTGGCCAGGCGAGGACACAgcagccaccaccaccagccAGGCCAATCGCAGTGGGGAGCAGTGCAGGGCAGAGTCGGGGGGCTGTGCCCCAGTAGCCCACAGATCCCCTGTGCAGTGTACGCATGCACCCTGCAGGAAGCCTGCATAGCCATCGTGTGTCCACtgtttgggctttttttggtttttgtttttttattgttgtgtccatttttataaagaaaaatgctgaGACTCTGAAAGGTTGACTTGTCAAAAACTCTCCTAGCTGGCTAGCAAAAGCAGCAGTCAGGTCAGGCACTTTGTTCTTCCCCCGATATACCCGGGAGATGAGACTACAGCATCTCTCCAACCTgcatgagaaaagaaaggagtcCAAGCGAGTGTCCAAGGTGGCTTTCCTCTGTCAATCAGTAAAACTGCCATCTAAGCATCTACTTGTGCAGATGTATAATAGCTGTCTAAAAACTTAATTCTTCTTTATCCTCAACCAGCaaacattctgaaataaaaacagcCCTCATCAGTGTAGGTCTTCCATTTCTTGTGGAGATGCACATGCGTTTCCTCTCCTGAAGTCTAATTCCTAACAAATGGGCACCTTTTTGACACACCACCATTGTTAATTAAAACCTTAAATCATgtcacatgttaaaaaaaaaaaaaaaactagaaggtATTAAGCTCGTTTTTGAAAACTAGAAATTATTTCTCAGAAATGAGAATCATTGGCAGCACCCacctggtttttgttgttttgtgttctgtggggctgagacagggaagtGTTATAGTATTAATTACTGCTGGGATGTCTTGTGCTGGGCCACCAGCTACTTGCAccagaaaaatttaaacaagaaaaacttgtggccaggtgcggtggctcatgcctataacctcaacactttgggaggataaggcaggcggatcacctgaagtcaggggttcgagaccagcctggccaacatggtgaaaccctgtctctaataaaaatttaaaaaattagccaagcgtggtggcagacacctgtattcccagctactcaggaagctgagacaggagaatcgcttgaacccaggaggcagaggttgcagtgggccgagatcacgccactgcactcctgcctgggcaacaagagtgagactctgtctcaaaagaaaagaaaagaaaagaaaaatttgccaAGGATGTGAAATTGTGGCATATTCAAAATACCAGTAAGGATATAGAAGAGAACATGCAGAATTATGAACCATATCTTCTCAGAAAAAATGTACATGAGGGTATCTTCTGGAAGGTCATACAAAATACAACTGGTTTAaagagttggccaggtgtggtggctcatgcctataatcccagaacttttggaggccaaggcgggaggatcacgaggtcaggagtggaggatcacgaggtcaggagttgaagaccagcctggccaacatggtgaaatcccatctctactagaaataacaaaaattagccaggcatggtggggcgtgcctgtaatcctagcttcttgaaagactgaggcagaattgcttgaaaccgggaggcagagattgcaataagccaagatcatgccactgaactccagcctgagcaacaaagcaagattccatctccagggggaaaaaaaaagtttggcagtAATTCCCAGAGGTGGCTTATTCTGATTTTAGTGGATGTAAGGAAAAAGTTAACTCAAGAACTAGTGCAAATAAGACCAGAGGTAATATTGCAGAGCACCAGAGAACAGATGACGCTAAGTGCTGAAGACGCACTACTTAAGAAAGTAGGGAGAGAAACTGTCACTGCTAAGTCATGCTGGAGACTGGCAAAGAACGGTTACTGTTTGCTGAGTATTGATAAGGCTACGTACAGACAGGCAAACAGAAGTACGTGTGTAGAGCCTTCTAAAGTAAACTGTTTCAGCTGAGTAGCCCGGACAGGTATGAAGGCTATTTTTTTATACCCCACTTGTGTCAATCTGATCCACTTCAGAAGGAAAAGGTTACTTTGGGGAAAATACCTATTAAAGTCCAAGGTTCTGAAGGTCAAGAATATAGCACTTTTGAAAGAGCACATGGAAGAAATCACggtaggaaaggagagagaaaaaggcagtTGGTAAAGAATAACACGGCAATCTAACGAAAGGGAGGTGAAGAGCAGGAAGGCAGCTCGAAATTAACAACCCCTGAAGTAAACGTGGTTCGGTGGAAcagggttaaaaaaagaaagttgttctAACAGCTATGTCAGATTTCTAGTGAGAGAGGGAACTTTCTGAGAAAAGAACTTTAATACAATGCTGGGGTCCCAGCAAAAACACTAAAAACAGCGATGCTCGTAATGGCCTGGCACAAACAGAGGGGAGATGCTTTGCAGAGAAAGTGAGTCAGATGGTGGTGGTGATTTGTGCTTTTACAGGGCAGTGGGGAGGGTTCCTTTTGAAAGAAAGAGgatgaaggagaaaagagaagggaggggaccCTGCATGGCTAAGAGCCAGTGCAGACTCCCTGTGGGTGGGCAGCCACACCAGAGAGCCACCATCTGATTTGAAGTCGTTTCCATTGCTGAATGGAATCAGGCCAAGATAGTTCCTCTTTAGATTTTCAGTGGGTCCTACTAGACTCAGAGATGCTTTTTGCAagtgagttttttgtttgctgGACTTTGTAGCTGAGTGAGCATTCTGCAGAGCAGCTTATCTGAAAGCAGGAGCCCAAGGACATGACCGTGAAGGCTGACCCGAGGAACCTGCAGAATCTGGAAGGAGACTTGGACTTTGACGACCCATGCAACTAAGACCTGCAGATCATCTTATCCAGATCTCAAGGGTTAGGGCGCACCTCTACCTGCTAATTTTCAATGACTATGAATCGCCTAATGGACACCCAGTTCTGTGCAACGTGCTATAGAGGAAGCATAACAAAAAGAGATAGGATCTCCTTTTGAAGAGTTTTAAATCTACTCGTAAAGGAAAGACCAAAATGCTAAAAGTAGTAGAGCCAATAGGGTACACTATCAAGAGGTAGACTATGTAGAAAGAACTATCTCTACCAAAGAAACTGAGTGAACAGAACTGGGCAGAAACTAAAGGACATTTGGGCAATGAAAGCACCTAGATTAGTCTGGTGTGGTagtcacacctctaatcccagcactttgggagactgaggcaggaggatcgcttgagctcaggagttcgagaccagcctgggcaacatggggaatccccatctctacaaaaaattaaaaaattaaccaagtgtggtggtgcacacctattgTCCCAGCTGCTCGAGGGGCTGAAataggacaatcacttgagcccaggagg
The sequence above is a segment of the Saimiri boliviensis isolate mSaiBol1 chromosome 2, mSaiBol1.pri, whole genome shotgun sequence genome. Coding sequences within it:
- the NFIL3 gene encoding nuclear factor interleukin-3-regulated protein; protein product: MQLRKMQTIKKEQASLDASSNVDKMMVLNSALTEVSEDSTAGEELLLSEGSVGKNKSSACRRKREFIPDEKKDAMYWEKRRKNNEAAKRSREKRRLNDLVLENKLIALGEENATLKAELLSLKLKFGLISSTAYAQEIQKLSNSTAVYFQDYQTSKSSVSSFVDEHEPSMVASSCISVIKHSPQSSLSDVSEVSSVEHTQESSVQGSCRSPENKFPIIKQEPIELESYTREPRDDRGSYTASIYPNYMGNSFSGCSHSPPLLQANRSSSNSPGTSETDDGVVGKSSDGEDEQQVPKGPIHSPVELKHVHTTVVKVPEVNSSALPHKLRIKAKAMQIKVEAFDNEFETTQKLSSPIDMTSKRHFELEKHSAPSMVHSSLTPFSVQVTNIQDWSLKSEHWHQKELSGKTQNSFQTGVVEMKDGGYKVSDPENLYLKQGIANLSAEVVSLKRLIATQPISASDSG